From Solanum stenotomum isolate F172 unplaced genomic scaffold, ASM1918654v1 scaffold31622, whole genome shotgun sequence, the proteins below share one genomic window:
- the LOC125852023 gene encoding uncharacterized protein LOC125852023, with product MYRRTLTINWDGLGEDDDDDHFFESHDRLSTVVPQDLVSSGSDDEVEFEDSRRSFSASLSIKNTFRDLEMGTAKTKTVSISNPSPSPLPPIVMEDYGMWMAEPGDVKERRKRLLQGMGLTSSKELLKLTSAKVVRAISRKVDACQDSSIPKVEISSSKEELIKQEEEQEQEPEASNSPPILLLRSRSDGDIEFFSVNTKKRKEQLLGDVSKQRLTRTFSGVLGPATRICQYTNSAAVMVPHKKGTCKSTSPQNGGETPSSTLPNGNADSGFASFFLIKNLDTGNEFIVKESNEEGMWNKLSDLQTGKQLSMEEFEKSVGYSPVVKELMRRANVSTNDERKLNVNAYLSKSFRYSKKTGVALLKNIKGVANSMSMSKVDKEIEIPALVEQKQKQNSSQWIKARQQGKIHKEFTALQLCQEIQAHEGSIWTIRFTADGRYLATAGEDRVIHVWEVQECDVMSTKQSDDPNSVSDTPMAGSNSDRPPLPVMTNMQSERRKKGKTSNKKKGNSLPEYVNVPEIVFALSDKPVCTFSGHQDDVLDLSWSSSQQLLSSSMDKTVRLWDIETQSCLKMFAHNDYVTCIHFNPVDDDHFISGSLDGKVRIWNVSDRKVVDWTDLHEMVTATCYSPDGEGALIGSHKGSCRMYSTSECKLEQKDSFELEPKKKSLAKKVTGFQFGPGNPAEVLITSADSRVRIFDGSEMTHKFKGLRNTSSQISATFSQDGKY from the exons ATGTATCGCAGGACGCTGACTATAAACTGGGATGGTCTCGGAGAAGACGATGACGATGATCACTTCTTCGAGTCCCACGACCGCCTTTCCACGGTTGTTCCCCAAGACTTGGTGTCCTCGGGGTCAGATGATGAGGTCGAATTTGAGGATAGTAGACGTTCCTTCTCGGCCTCACTTTCTATCAAGAATACTTTCCGAGACTTAGAGATGGGGACAGCGAAAACAAAAACGGTCTCCATCTCCAATCCTTCTCCGTCTCCACTTCCTCCTATTGTCATGGAAGACTACGGCATGTGGATGGCTGAACCAGGAGATGTTAAAGAGCGTCGAAAACGCTTACTCCAGGGAATGGGGTTGACAAGTAGTAAGGAACTCCTCAAGCTAACAAGTGCTAAAGTTGTGAGAGCCATTTCAAGAAAAGTTGATGCATGTCAAGATTCTTCCATACCAAAAGTTGAGATTAGTTCTTCCAAGGAAGAGCTAATTAAACAAGAGGAAGAACAAGAACAGGAGCCAGAGGCTTCGAATTCGCCACCAATTTTGCTGCTCAGGTCGAGATCAGACGGTGACATAGAGTTTTTCTCTGTAAATaccaagaaaaggaaagaacagTTACTCGGAGACGTTTCTAAACAACGTCTTACCAGGACATTTTCAGGAGTTTTAGGACCAGCTACAAGAATATGCCAGTATACAAATTCTGCTGCTGTAATGGTGCCGCATAAAAAGGGAACATGTAAATCTACATCACCACAAAATGGAGGTGAAACACCATCATCCACATTGCCAAATGGAAATGCTGATTCGGGATTTGCTTCGTTTTTCCTGATAAAAAATCTGGACACTGGAAATGAATTCATTGTTAAAGAGTCCAATGAAGAGGGAATGTGGAATAAGCTCAGTGATCTACAAACAGGGAAGCAACTTTCcatggaggaatttgagaaATCTGTGGGATACTCACCTGTTGTTAAGGAACTGATGCGCCGTGCAAATGTTTCAACAAATGATGAAAGAAAACTTAACGTAAATGCGTATCTCAGCAAGAGTTTCAGATATAGCAAGAAAACAGGAGTTGCTCTATTGAAGAACATAAAAGGAGTTGCAAATAGTATGAGCATGTCAAAAGTTGATAAAGAAATTGAGATACCTGCACTAGTGGAACAGAAACAGAAACAGAATTCCTCCCAATGGATTAAAGCGCGGCAGCAAGGAAAGATTCACAAAGAATTCACAGCGTTGCAATTGTGTCAGGAAATTCAAGCTCATGAAGGCTCCATATGGACCATAAGATTCACCGCGGATGGTCGGTATCTAGCAACTGCAGGGGAAGACAGGGTGATTCATGTATGGGAAGTGCaagaatgtgatgttatgtctACAAAACAATCCGATGATCCGAATTCTGTCAGTGACACACCAATGGCTGGTAGTAATTCGGATCGTCCACCTCTGCCAGTTATGACTAATATGCAAtcagaaagaaggaaaaaggggAAGACTTCTAATAAGAAGAAGGGAAATTCACTTCCAGAGTATGTAAATGTACCTGAAATTGTATTTGCTCTCTCAGACAAACCAGTATGCACTTTCAGTGGTCATCAAGATGATGTCCTGGACCTATCTTGGTCAAGTTCTCAG CAACTCCTTTCATCCTCAATGGACAAGACAGTCAGGCTATGGGATATCGAGACTCAGAGCTGCTTAAAAATGTTTGCACACAACGATTATG TGACCTGCATACACTTCAATCCAGTAGATGACGACCACTTTATCAGCGGTTCACTGGATGGAAAAGTTCGAATTTGGAATGTATCTGATCGGAAAGTTGTGGACTGGACAGATCTTCATGAAATGGTTACTGCTACTTGCTACTCTCCTGATGGCGAG GGTGCTTTAATTGGCTCACATAAAGGGAGCTGTCGCATGTACAGTACCTCTG AATGCAAGCTGGAACAAAAGGACAGCTTTGAACTCGAACCCAAAAA